The genome window AGTCCTCTGGGCTGGACTCCAGGGCTGGGGTCCCAGacagcccttccctcctccaccatCTGGCGCCAAATGGGACGACGGTTCCCCTGCCTTtagccccctccccctcttcccagTCCTTGGGATGGGCTCTGTGTAAAGTTGCATATTTATTGAGCTTTTGATTCTTTTATAAAGACTTGTATATACTTCACTGGAAAGAGTCCTTTGCTTTTGGAATGCCCCCTTTCTGGACTCAGGAACACTCAGTGCTCCCCTGGGCTCCTGTCCCCTCCATCTGTGGTGGGCCAcccctgggcgagactgggagcaCAAGGGACTTCGTGGGGCAGAAATCGCCTGACCAGTACTCCCAAGGTCAGCCCTGTCCCCTGCCACAGCTATGAAGTCCACCACTAGGGCCCCCCACTAGGTGCCCTCCCCACATGGGGCCCTGGAGGGCCCTACCCCAAGCCACCCCTCTGAGCTGGCGCCAGGGTGGGCCATGGGCTCAGGCTACTGAGAGGGGCCCCTTGGACTGCCTTCCAGGGCAGGGTCATGCCCTGTGTGGGGAGGGTGGGCCTCCCACCTTGGTTCTTCTGGCCCAAGCCCTCATGGCTGAGGGTGCCTCTGAGACCCGGAGAGGAGAGATTGCCTCTCTAGGAAGAGGTAGTCTCTAGGTTGAGATAGAACCCAGGCATGGGACCTGGATGCGGCCCCTCGTTATGTGCACCTTGCCCACCAGCTGCCTCAGGTGAGCTCAGGTGAGGGCTGGGGGCTCCCTTCCCAGCAGCCCcgccctggcccccacccccgaGGCGGGCTGTCAGGCGGGGCGGGCCTGAGGGCGCCGGGCTGGGCCCCACCCGCGGCGGGCGGAGCGGGGGAAGCCCGGTCGGGTCGAGGGCCCAGCGTGGCGCCCAGGGCCATGGAGCCGCGGCCGCGGCCCGGGACCtgtgcggcggcggcggcggcggtgagTAGGGTCGCAGGGGCATGACCTCGAGCCTTGAGCTTTGCCGGGGCCTGCCTGGGTCCCTGCGCCGGAGGAAGGGGAcgcggggggaggggagagcgGTGCGGCAGAGGAAGGGAACAGTGGATGGGAGGGTGGGGGAATGCATGTCTTCgatcgggcttccctggggactggGTCCCTCTTCCCACCGAGTTAGAGGTTCAGCGGGGGCGGGGCCCTTCCCCTGAGAGGAAGCACCATGTCAGGGGCCAGAGGGGTCTGGGGACCCCGGCAGACAAAAATCAGGGTCCCCCACCTTACCGCAAACACGGGTTGGGGTGGGGCTGCCTGGTTCCTGCCCGGTGGAGGGCAACATGCGGGGCTGGCAGGAAGCCTGTAATCAGCTCCTCCCAAGCCCCATCTGTACCCAGGGGAAGGAAGTCAGTCTCACTCCCCACCTATGGGCACCTCCTCTGCTCAAGAACCTGAGAAATGGGCTGCTCTGAGGGCAAGCGCTGGGGTGGGAGAGACTGGGCAGAGAGAGGCCCCCGCCTGGGCAGCCAGGCCGGGAGCCAGCAGCCCCTGTTCCCAGGCTctcctcttcctgctgctgctgggtgCCCGGGCCAGCACCCCCAGCCCCCGGTGTGACTGCGGCCACAGCTTCCCAAATCGGAGTCGTCTGGGCTGCTGCAAGGGCTGTCCAGCAGGTGAGGGGCTGAAGGGGTGGGAGGGACATGGGAGGAAGTGAGGGCTGACCACAGACAGGTGAGGGTTaggtggggctggggagtggaGGTAGGCAGGCtagggatgaggggaggggaggctgaaAGTGGAGCcagagatggggggaggggaaggtggaAGCCCCCTTGACTGACCCCACACTGGGTTCCACAGGGCACTACCTGAAGGCCCCCTGCACAAAGCCTTGTGGCGTGGCCACCTGCCTCCCCTGTCCGCAGGGCACCTTTCTGGCCCGGGAAAACCACTACGAGACCCGCTGTGCCCGCTGCCAGGCCTGCGATGAGCTGGGTGAGGGGCTGCctagtgctgggggtggggggtgcttgAGGACACGTCTGGCCAGGGTCTTTCTGAAGGAAGCGGTTGGCTCAAGCCCAGGCTTTGGGTAGGAGGCCCCTGTGCCCACCCCATGTCACCCCaccgcaccccaccccaccccatgccaCTGCATGCCATGCCATGCTGGTGCCTCCACCCTGGTCCTGCCTCAGGATGTCTTTGTGCCCTCCCATCCTGTGACCTTCCTGTCCCTGTGCCCCAGCCTCTGGTTTGTGATGATCCCCGGACTTCTCTCACTTTGGGGGCAGTCCTGTCTCTGGTCTCTGCatctccattctccaggggacctgTCCCACTTCTCTGTGGGGGTCTCTGGTTCTGACAGCCTCTGCTCTCCCTGGTCTCCCCAACCCCCCGTTCCCACCAGCCCCCCAGATGGCCCTGAGGAACTGCTCAGCAGTGGCAGATACCCACTGTGGCTGCAGGCCAGGCTGGTTCAGGGACTGCATGGTCAGCCAGTGCCGGCATGGTTCCCCCTTTCGCTGCCGCCTATGCACAGACTGCGGGGCCCTGCACCGGCACACACAGACACCTTGTGAGTACCCTCATTCTGGGCTCCCACACCCTACCCCATCcccgcctcctcctctcccatcctGACCCACAGCATCTCCTGGACCATAGGTTCTAGCAGAGACACCCACTGTGGGACCTGCCTGCCTGGCTTCTATGAATATGGCAAGAGCTGCGTGTCCTGTCCCACGTAACTTCCTGGCTGCCCGGGGCTGagggaagggaggctgggaacAGAGTGGGGGTCAAGGGGCAGGGAAGAGGGAACTCAGTTCTATGGTAGATGGGCCCCCCTTCAGACAAACTTTGAATGGTAAAGAGAAATCTGAATTCACCTTACGTCAGATAAGTAAGGGGGCATGTCTCTATTTTATGTCATACTTTCCTCTAGTAATCCTTCCCGTCCTATGTTAAGGATAGGATGTGTCACTTAGAGAGTCACGTTAATGTAGTTTCAAAACTTGGGCTGAGGGTCAAGATCTCCCCCTGGTTCCTTGAGGcatcttgagcaagttacttcacctcttCAATCTGTCGGCTCCCCATCTGAATGGGGGGGGTGTTTGTAGGCTCCCCCAGGGCTATGGTTAAGAAGTGATTAGTCACTCATTTGCTCAGCAAGTTTCTTGAGTATCTACTATTTCCAGACACTGTTCCAGGTACTAGGGAAACAACAGGGAACAAAACAGGCAAATCCCAGAGTTGACATTTTAGTGCCCCTCTGTCTAGTCTGGAAGATGCTCAGTAAGCGGTGTTTGTTGCTATTATATGAACACTGGTGACATTTCAGCAGTACTTTGGGAACATTCTTGGGTAGAGTGAGACTCTCAGGAGGCCTCCAGGGTGGAGAAGATGTTGGGTGGTCCTGAGCAGTCCTTCCTGGTGTGTACCTCACCCTCCACGCATTTCCCCCTCCCCTTGCAGGAGCACCCTTGGGAGCTGTCCTGAGCCCTGCGTGGCTGTCTGTGGCTGGAGGCAGAGTATGTGGTGAACTGGAAATGCCAGTGGGACAGCTGGGATGGGCCACGGGGAGGTCGGGGGATAGCTACCACCCGCCACCCACCAGCTGCTCTTTCAGTGTTCTGGGTGCAGATTCTCGTGGCAGGCCTGGTGGTCCCACTCCTGCTTGGTGCCACCCTGACCTACACATACCGCCGCTGCCATCCTTGCAAGGCCATAGGTCCCCGTAAGTGCAcgtatgaacacacacacattctgaggCCTGGGGTCAGGATGGGTAGCCCACAGCCCATTGGGCCTGGCTATGGCAGGTAAACTGAGGCAGACAGTGATGGGAGTGGGGTACAGAGGAACCCAAGAAGGAGCTGGGCTAACACCCAGGTTCAAGTGCCTTGCCTGATTGCTCATTAGACTCTCTGTGTCTTTCAGCAGATGACACTGCTGTGGAGGTCCTGACCCCCCTACAGGTGAGATTCTCAGTAGCTAGTTAGTATTCTGGGAGGAGCGTGAGCAAGTCTCCTGGAGCTGAGAGGTTGGGCCTTATTATAACTCGGATCCCAGGCACGGAAGAGACCTAACAAACACATATGCCAAGTTATCAGTGAATGAGAGCATCTCTGAGTAGCTTTGAGCCTACAGGGTCCAGGCAGGTAAACAGTAGTGCTCAGTTCAGTAGGATGAACAGGAGGCCTCTGCCAGGGTTGGGGGAATAAGGAGAGAGCAGCAGGGgcagggcattccaggcagaggacagGGCTCCTCTCCTGGGTCACAGTGAGAGGGTACAGCTGCCCAGAGGTGGTGGAATGCGAGAT of Capricornis sumatraensis isolate serow.1 chromosome 14, serow.2, whole genome shotgun sequence contains these proteins:
- the TNFRSF25 gene encoding tumor necrosis factor receptor superfamily member 25 isoform X3, encoding MEPRPRPGTCAAAAALLFLLLLGARASTPSPRCDCGHSFPNRSRLGCCKGCPAGHYLKAPCTKPCGVATCLPCPQGTFLARENHYETRCARCQACDELAPQMALRNCSAVADTHCGCRPGWFRDCMVSQCRHGSPFRCRLCTDCGALHRHTQTPCSSRDTHCGTCLPGFYEYGKSCVSCPTSTLGSCPEPCVAVCGWRQNDTAVEVLTPLQTTHLSPPDSGPALLVPPSSSEKVCPVQLVGHSWTSGSPQTQETPCLEATWSWEQLPSRAPGPPPPPSPAPPSGSAAATLQPGPQLYDVMDAVPARRWKEFVRTLGLREAEIEAVEVEVGRFRDQQYEMLKRWRQQQHAGLGAVYAALERMGLDGCAEDLRSRLQRGP
- the TNFRSF25 gene encoding tumor necrosis factor receptor superfamily member 25 isoform X4, with amino-acid sequence MEPRPRPGTCAAAAALLFLLLLGARASTPSPRCDCGHSFPNRSRLGCCKGCPAAPQMALRNCSAVADTHCGCRPGWFRDCMVSQCRHGSPFRCRLCTDCGALHRHTQTPCSSRDTHCGTCLPGFYEYGKSCVSCPTSTLGSCPEPCVAVCGWRQMFWVQILVAGLVVPLLLGATLTYTYRRCHPYSLCLSADDTAVEVLTPLQTTHLSPPDSGPALLVPPSSSEKVCPVQLVGHSWTSGSPQTQETPCLEATWSWEQLPSRAPGPPPPPSPAPPSGSAAATLQPGPQLYDVMDAVPARRWKEFVRTLGLREAEIEAVEVEVGRFRDQQYEMLKRWRQQQHAGLGAVYAALERMGLDGCAEDLRSRLQRGP
- the TNFRSF25 gene encoding tumor necrosis factor receptor superfamily member 25 isoform X2, whose amino-acid sequence is MEPRPRPGTCAAAAALLFLLLLGARASTPSPRCDCGHSFPNRSRLGCCKGCPAGHYLKAPCTKPCGVATCLPCPQGTFLARENHYETRCARCQACDELAPQMALRNCSAVADTHCGCRPGWFRDCMVSQCRHGSPFRCRLCTDCGALHRHTQTPCSSRDTHCGTCLPGFYEYGKSCVSCPTSTLGSCPEPCVAVCGWRQMFWVQILVAGLVVPLLLGATLTYTYRRCHPYSLCLSADDTAVEVLTPLQTTHLSPPDSGPALLVPPSSSEKVCPVQLVGHSWTSGSPQTQETPCLEATWSWEQLPSRAPGPPPPPSPAPPSGSAAATLQPGPQLYDVMDAVPARRWKEFVRTLGLREAEIEAVEVEVGRFRDQQYEMLKRWRQQQHAGLGAVYAALERMGLDGCAEDLRSRLQRGP
- the TNFRSF25 gene encoding tumor necrosis factor receptor superfamily member 25 isoform X1 yields the protein MEPRPRPGTCAAAAALLFLLLLGARASTPSPRCDCGHSFPNRSRLGCCKGCPAGHYLKAPCTKPCGVATCLPCPQGTFLARENHYETRCARCQACDELAPQMALRNCSAVADTHCGCRPGWFRDCMVSQCRHGSPFRCRLCTDCGALHRHTQTPCSSRDTHCGTCLPGFYEYGKSCVSCPTYPPPLAGAPLGAVLSPAWLSVAGGRVCVFWVQILVAGLVVPLLLGATLTYTYRRCHPYSLCLSADDTAVEVLTPLQTTHLSPPDSGPALLVPPSSSEKVCPVQLVGHSWTSGSPQTQETPCLEATWSWEQLPSRAPGPPPPPSPAPPSGSAAATLQPGPQLYDVMDAVPARRWKEFVRTLGLREAEIEAVEVEVGRFRDQQYEMLKRWRQQQHAGLGAVYAALERMGLDGCAEDLRSRLQRGP